One window from the genome of Candidatus Chlorohelix allophototropha encodes:
- a CDS encoding alpha-amylase family glycosyl hydrolase yields MINFKEISVSVQADADDNPVATFGLYLPGIRPDEQYQVIVRIIHKEDRFTPDIPPRDVALQWVPGSPLDLWQATVNLTENLKLPPTPPAMTHFGEPGRYLYRYQLRKAGQVVVEWFTDPFALSTDVGELGAFDFPDISDSFAWGDKDFKVPEIDDLVVYELQVEEFNVTFDGVIERIAYLKSLGVNTLELMPVTSPKLDFDWGYGPLHYFAPNERCGGVQGLKRLVNACHLNGIAVILDVVYQHVAPEFAYKQLYQATGKESPMIGQDGDYGPKADFTKPFTLQYFLAANYHWLREYHIDGFRYDNVAGFYNNNPLKDYGTLVYQTYLLSQSFERFQGTGNYSRVIQCAEDLYNPRGIIHDTYSNSTWQDGLLNKVADMAKFNYVDADFAHLLDTRFSGYPDINTIPMAVAPFQYLESHDHDRLIASVGLEPSNVQGDVRFGDRSKFYKLQPYAIALYTCQGIPMLWQGQEIAENYTLPGAGNARIGFKREVHWEHFYDVAGRSLIRLYRILGTLRRDCRALRSRESYYYFSDSRPSDGVIAYHRHAPANGQELEQVAMVFLNFSDFDRELEVPFPLVGIYREMIDDRQRLSDGNPPNEIQVQAVGERKKVIVPSNYGYIFIMK; encoded by the coding sequence ATGATTAATTTCAAGGAAATTAGCGTTTCGGTACAGGCAGATGCCGATGATAACCCGGTCGCCACTTTTGGACTTTACTTACCCGGCATTCGACCTGACGAACAATACCAAGTGATAGTTAGGATAATCCACAAAGAGGATCGCTTTACCCCGGATATTCCTCCCCGCGATGTGGCTTTGCAGTGGGTTCCCGGAAGCCCTCTTGATCTTTGGCAAGCTACTGTTAACCTAACAGAAAATCTAAAATTGCCTCCAACCCCACCCGCCATGACTCATTTTGGTGAACCGGGTCGTTACTTGTATCGTTACCAGCTACGGAAAGCCGGACAGGTAGTGGTCGAATGGTTCACCGACCCTTTTGCCCTATCAACTGATGTGGGAGAACTGGGAGCTTTTGATTTTCCCGACATATCCGACAGTTTCGCTTGGGGCGACAAGGATTTCAAAGTGCCTGAGATTGATGATTTGGTGGTGTACGAATTACAGGTGGAGGAATTTAACGTCACCTTTGATGGCGTCATAGAGCGTATCGCCTACTTAAAATCGCTAGGGGTGAATACGCTGGAATTAATGCCTGTTACCAGCCCAAAACTGGATTTTGACTGGGGTTATGGTCCCTTACATTACTTTGCACCGAACGAGCGTTGCGGTGGGGTACAAGGGCTTAAGCGTCTAGTCAACGCCTGCCACCTGAACGGAATCGCCGTAATTCTGGATGTGGTTTACCAGCATGTCGCACCTGAATTTGCCTATAAGCAGCTTTATCAGGCTACCGGCAAGGAAAGCCCTATGATCGGTCAGGATGGCGACTACGGACCAAAAGCCGATTTTACCAAACCCTTCACCTTGCAGTATTTTTTGGCTGCTAATTACCACTGGCTACGGGAATATCACATTGACGGCTTCCGCTATGACAATGTGGCGGGATTTTATAATAATAATCCCTTAAAGGACTACGGGACGCTGGTTTACCAGACTTATTTACTGTCGCAGTCTTTTGAACGATTTCAAGGCACTGGAAACTATAGCCGCGTGATTCAGTGTGCCGAAGACCTATATAACCCGCGTGGGATTATTCATGACACTTATTCCAATTCCACTTGGCAAGATGGTTTGTTAAACAAAGTAGCCGATATGGCTAAATTTAACTATGTGGATGCCGATTTTGCCCATCTGTTGGATACGCGCTTCTCCGGTTATCCCGATATTAACACTATCCCGATGGCAGTTGCGCCTTTCCAATATCTTGAGTCGCACGACCACGACCGCTTAATTGCTTCGGTAGGACTAGAGCCTAGTAATGTACAGGGCGATGTTCGATTTGGAGACCGCTCAAAATTTTACAAATTACAGCCCTATGCAATAGCTCTTTACACCTGTCAGGGAATCCCAATGCTTTGGCAGGGGCAGGAGATTGCCGAGAATTACACGCTGCCGGGAGCAGGCAACGCTCGGATTGGTTTCAAACGGGAGGTTCACTGGGAGCATTTCTATGATGTAGCCGGGCGTTCGCTTATTCGGCTATACCGAATATTGGGCACCCTCCGGCGTGATTGTCGCGCCCTTCGCAGCCGGGAGTCTTATTATTATTTTAGTGATTCGAGACCAAGCGATGGTGTGATAGCTTACCATAGGCACGCCCCTGCTAACGGTCAGGAACTCGAACAGGTGGCAATGGTATTTTTAAACTTTTCCGACTTTGATCGCGAGCTTGAAGTGCCGTTCCCGCTGGTGGGAATCTATCGCGAAATGATTGATGACCGGCAACGCCTGTCCGATGGTAACCCGCCGAATGAGATTCAGGTTCAAGCGGTGGGAGAACGTAAGAAGGTGATAGTTCCTTCTAATTACGGCTATATTTTTATAATGAAGTGA
- a CDS encoding MMPL family transporter translates to MKVESAFTSAVQQPELTGNQPPVNNPVYRLGKLVTGKRGRWVVLIVWILLTGLMSSLPPKLSSLYDDNLASDIGDQESVRASKLLEQAFPDRKGLPAIIAFYNPSGLTDSDFATAQKVSDWLVSGNQPAKVGQVLSIYTVPQSRSQLVSANGTTMTMIVSLNILSSSDKSLTDSVKAIRAFTDPLDGHGSSLQVKVTGAGGVAADAQLVFTGTDVTLLLTTVALVLVLLIVIYRSPVLALLPLIAVGITQSVIGGILALAVKANLFGISQMDSSIMTILLFGAGTDYTIFLISRYREELHSAPDRLTALRNAYFGVASAILSSAGTVIAALLVLLLAIVGIYHSLGPSLATAIAVMLIAGLTLVPALLAILGSFAFWPFRPDLKKDKAISTKPTFWGKLARQVSHHPLVAVLGSLVFLLILSLGNLGVNEVYNFLTGFRQPTASASGYKILANNFEPGALAPFDVVIQLKDGTNAYQKLVEIDQISQAIATNSNVAMVSGPTRPDGKTPSVDPASLQQQFATLPPALTEAIRSGKMPTTGSMPGGSSLNPQIIGLYAQTISYISPSNTVVRLQITLKSDPYGVPALDSVSPIRTIAKQATQKAGLGENVSLTGMTAQLDDTRQASDHDKLIVIPLVILLTGLILGLLLRSLVAPLFLLAAVLLNFFAALGISSFLFTTIQGDDGLSYATPLYAFIFLVALGADYTIFLMSRVREEVAKLGLVEGTQKAVTNTGGVITSAGIILAGTFLVLTTLPLRDLYQLGIVVAVGILLDTFIVRGLLVPGVVLLLGDATWWPGKRLKTK, encoded by the coding sequence ATGAAGGTAGAAAGCGCTTTTACTTCCGCAGTACAACAACCTGAATTAACCGGAAACCAACCGCCCGTAAATAACCCAGTATATCGCTTAGGTAAGTTAGTTACCGGCAAACGAGGGCGTTGGGTAGTATTGATAGTATGGATTTTACTGACAGGCTTAATGAGTAGTTTGCCGCCAAAACTGTCCAGCCTATATGATGATAATCTCGCTTCGGACATTGGTGATCAGGAATCGGTTCGAGCTTCCAAATTGTTGGAACAGGCTTTCCCTGATCGTAAAGGTCTTCCCGCGATAATCGCATTTTACAATCCATCCGGTCTAACTGATAGTGATTTTGCCACAGCCCAGAAAGTCAGCGATTGGTTGGTTTCGGGTAATCAGCCTGCCAAGGTTGGGCAGGTACTTTCCATTTATACCGTGCCACAGTCCCGTTCGCAATTGGTTTCGGCGAATGGTACAACTATGACTATGATAGTTTCGCTGAATATTCTATCCTCCAGCGATAAGAGCTTGACCGATTCAGTAAAGGCTATCCGCGCGTTTACTGACCCGCTTGATGGGCACGGTTCGTCGCTACAGGTCAAAGTTACCGGTGCGGGTGGAGTGGCAGCAGATGCGCAATTGGTTTTTACCGGAACTGATGTGACTTTGCTCCTTACAACGGTTGCGCTTGTATTGGTATTATTAATTGTGATTTATCGCTCTCCAGTTTTAGCTTTACTGCCCTTGATTGCAGTCGGCATTACTCAAAGCGTAATCGGCGGGATACTGGCTTTAGCAGTTAAAGCCAATCTCTTCGGAATCAGTCAGATGGACAGTTCCATCATGACTATTCTGCTCTTTGGCGCGGGAACCGATTACACCATATTCCTTATATCCCGCTACCGTGAAGAGCTACATTCTGCGCCTGACCGCCTAACAGCCCTTCGCAACGCTTATTTTGGAGTGGCAAGCGCTATTTTATCCAGCGCGGGAACGGTCATAGCGGCTTTGTTGGTGCTATTACTGGCGATAGTAGGTATTTACCATTCGCTTGGTCCTTCCTTGGCAACTGCTATTGCGGTTATGCTTATTGCCGGGTTAACCCTAGTTCCTGCTCTCTTAGCGATACTGGGTAGTTTTGCCTTCTGGCCTTTTCGCCCCGATCTCAAAAAGGATAAGGCTATTAGTACAAAACCCACTTTCTGGGGGAAACTTGCTCGACAGGTAAGCCATCATCCTTTGGTAGCAGTTCTGGGAAGTCTAGTATTCTTGCTGATACTTAGCTTGGGCAATCTCGGTGTAAATGAAGTCTATAACTTCCTGACCGGGTTTCGCCAGCCCACTGCCTCTGCCAGCGGTTACAAGATTTTAGCCAACAACTTTGAACCGGGCGCGCTTGCCCCCTTCGATGTAGTTATTCAGCTTAAAGATGGCACTAATGCTTATCAGAAATTAGTGGAAATAGACCAGATTAGTCAGGCTATTGCTACTAATTCAAATGTAGCGATGGTTAGTGGTCCTACCCGCCCGGATGGTAAAACGCCTTCGGTTGACCCTGCCAGTTTGCAGCAGCAATTCGCAACCCTGCCGCCCGCTCTTACCGAGGCAATCAGGTCTGGCAAGATGCCTACCACCGGGAGCATGCCGGGAGGAAGCTCGCTAAATCCCCAAATTATCGGACTATACGCCCAAACAATTTCCTATATTTCACCAAGCAACACGGTAGTTCGGTTGCAAATCACCCTAAAAAGCGACCCTTATGGAGTTCCAGCCCTTGACAGCGTTTCACCAATCCGCACTATAGCCAAGCAAGCCACCCAAAAAGCAGGACTGGGTGAAAACGTTAGTTTGACCGGCATGACGGCACAATTGGATGATACTCGCCAAGCCAGTGATCATGATAAATTGATCGTGATACCCTTGGTGATATTACTAACCGGGCTTATTCTAGGTCTGCTATTGCGGAGTTTGGTAGCGCCCCTATTCCTGCTTGCAGCGGTATTGCTCAATTTCTTTGCCGCGCTTGGCATTAGCTCGTTCTTGTTCACCACAATTCAAGGCGATGATGGTTTGTCATATGCAACCCCACTCTACGCCTTTATCTTTTTGGTGGCGCTCGGTGCGGATTACACTATCTTCCTGATGTCTCGTGTCCGCGAAGAGGTTGCTAAATTAGGTTTGGTGGAAGGTACTCAGAAAGCAGTTACCAATACCGGCGGGGTTATCACCTCGGCAGGTATAATTCTGGCAGGTACATTCCTAGTGCTGACTACTTTGCCTCTGCGGGATTTATACCAACTTGGAATTGTGGTTGCAGTCGGTATTCTGCTGGATACCTTCATTGTACGCGGACTATTAGTACCGGGCGTGGTATTGTTGTTAGGCGATGCTACGTGGTGGCCCGGTAAGAGATTAAAAACCAAATAA
- a CDS encoding alpha/beta fold hydrolase: MLSKDEKLYINEHYVSWKPGKFRYWESLPNLDAADPQERVWAQQSKDKPALVFIHGYAASIEHWREAFKSLRGRYRMYGLDLLGFGYSEKLPGSKVNYSADLWAKQIRDLVAHKDEERVILVGHSMGGMAAIQCALNYPERVQALVLVDSSGLPDQGKLEVEALNQERKVKRPGFDMLMFNALSAPLLGEAAALAMSASAWAARAGLEQAYWDKRKVTPQLVEQFHAPLRTPGAAFSYLAVTRNFTKFQLPLKSGDLKLPTLIMWGEHDRAMKPEIMLPQWQKLIPQAEVYLVKDAAHCPQDEKPDDLNARLTEFVEQQIALGKSATSTHERLPRI; encoded by the coding sequence ATGCTTTCCAAAGATGAGAAACTTTACATAAATGAACATTACGTATCTTGGAAACCCGGTAAGTTTCGCTACTGGGAATCGTTGCCAAATTTAGATGCTGCCGACCCGCAGGAACGTGTGTGGGCGCAACAGAGCAAGGATAAACCCGCCTTGGTTTTTATTCACGGCTACGCAGCATCCATTGAACACTGGCGAGAGGCTTTCAAAAGTTTGCGCGGTCGCTACCGCATGTACGGGTTGGACTTGTTGGGCTTTGGTTACAGCGAGAAGCTGCCCGGTAGCAAGGTAAACTACAGCGCTGACCTATGGGCAAAGCAGATTCGTGATCTGGTGGCGCACAAGGACGAAGAACGTGTGATACTGGTGGGACATTCGATGGGCGGCATGGCGGCGATACAATGCGCTCTGAACTATCCTGAGCGCGTGCAAGCGTTGGTACTGGTAGATAGCTCCGGCTTGCCGGATCAAGGCAAGCTGGAAGTCGAAGCCCTAAATCAAGAGCGCAAGGTAAAACGTCCCGGTTTCGACATGCTAATGTTCAATGCCTTGAGTGCGCCATTGTTGGGTGAAGCGGCGGCGTTGGCGATGAGCGCATCGGCATGGGCGGCACGTGCCGGGCTGGAACAGGCTTATTGGGACAAGCGGAAAGTCACACCTCAACTGGTAGAGCAGTTCCACGCTCCCTTGCGTACTCCCGGCGCGGCTTTTTCCTATCTAGCGGTGACGCGCAATTTCACTAAATTCCAGTTGCCTCTGAAATCGGGAGACCTGAAGTTACCCACTCTCATCATGTGGGGTGAGCATGACCGCGCGATGAAGCCCGAAATAATGTTGCCGCAATGGCAAAAGCTGATTCCGCAGGCGGAGGTGTATTTGGTGAAGGATGCGGCTCATTGTCCGCAGGATGAAAAGCCGGATGATCTCAATGCGCGCCTTACCGAGTTTGTAGAGCAACAAATCGCATTGGGCAAATCTGCCACTTCCACGCATGAGCGCCTCCCCCGGATTTAA